One window from the genome of Elaeis guineensis isolate ETL-2024a chromosome 5, EG11, whole genome shotgun sequence encodes:
- the LOC105045563 gene encoding NADPH:quinone oxidoreductase, with translation MARAALAAEPAIKVAAISGSLRKASRTRGLIRCAMELCNESIPGLQIEHVDIEPLPFLNTDLEIAGKYPPPVEAFRRKILEADSIFFASPEYNYSLSAPLKNAIDWASRPPNVWADKPAAIVSVSSDSGGKQSQYHLRQIGVFLDLHFINKPELFIVVQQPPKKFDSDGNVIDPQTKEQLKQVLLSLQAFTHRLRHDC, from the exons atggcGAGAGCGGCGTTGGCAGCCGAACCCGCCATCAAGGTGGCGGCCATCAGCGGCTCCCTCCGCAAAGCTTCGCGCACCCGTGGCCTCATCCGCTGCG CCATGGAGCTCTGCAACGAGTCCATCCCTGGGCTGCAAATAGAACACGTCGACATCGagcctcttccctttctcaacACCGACCTCGAGATTGCCGGCAAGTATCCTCCTCCCGTCGAGGCCTTCCGCCGCAAGATCCTCGAAGCCGACAGCATCTTCTTTGCTTCCCCGGAGTACAATTACTCCCTCTCAG CTCCTCTAAAGAATGCTATCGACTGGGCCTCTAGACCTCCAAATGTTTGGGCAGACAAGCCAGCAGCTATAGTTAGCGTATCTAGTGATTCTGGGGGAAAACAATCACAGTACCATCTGCGTCAGATCGGTGTCTTTCTTGATCTTCATTTCATCAATAAGCCGGAATTGTTCATTGTAGTGCAGCAGCCTCCAAAGAAGTTTGATAGTGATGGGAATGTGATAGATCCTCAAACCAAGGAACAGCTAAAACAAGTCCTTTTATCATTACAGGCTTTTACACACAGACTCCGCCATGATTGCTAA